A single window of Symphalangus syndactylus isolate Jambi chromosome 4, NHGRI_mSymSyn1-v2.1_pri, whole genome shotgun sequence DNA harbors:
- the CFI gene encoding complement factor I isoform X1, with translation MKLLHVFLLFLSFHLSFCKVTYTSQEDLVEKKCLAKKYTHLSCNKVFCQPWQRCIEGTCICKLPYQCPKNGTAVCATNGRSFPTYCQQKSLECLRPGTKFLNNGTCTAEGKFSVSLKHGNTDSEGIVEVKLVDQDKTTFICKSSWSMREANVACFDLGFQQGADTQRRFKLSDLSINSTECLHVHCRGIETSLAECTFTKRRTMGYQDLADVVCYTQKADSPTNDFFQCVNRKYISQMKACDGINDCGDQSDELCCKACQGKSFHCKSGVCIPSQYRCNGEVDCITGEDEVGCEAARHPTIQGFASVAQEETEILTADMDAERRRIKSLLPKLSCGVKNRTHIRRKRIVGGKRAQLGDLPWQVGIKDASGITCGGIYIGGCWILTAAHCLRASKTHRYQIWTTVVDWIHPDRKRIVVEYVDRIIFHENYNAGTYQNDIALIEMKKDGNKKDCELPRSIPACVPWSPYLFQPNDTCIVSGWGREKDNEKVFSLQWGEVKLISNCSKFYGNRFYEKEMECAGTYDGSIDACRGDSGGPLVCVDANNVTYVWGVVSWGENCGKPEFPGVYTKVANYFDWISYHVGRPFISQYNV, from the exons GTCACTTATACATCTCAAGAAGATCTGGTGGAGAAAAAGTGCTTAGCAAAAAAATATACTCACCTCTCCTGCAATAAAGTCTTCTGCCAGCCATGGCAGAGATGCATTGAGGGCACCTGTATTTGTAAACTACCATATCAGTGCCCAAAGAATGGCACTGCAGTGTGTGCAACTAACGGGAGAAGCTTCCCAACATACTGTCAACAAAAGAGTTTGGAATGTCTTCGTCCAGGgacaaagtttttaaataatggaaCATGCACAGCCGAAG gaaagttTAGTGTTTCCTTGAAGCATGGAAATACAGATTCAGAGGGAATAGTTGAAGTAAAACTTGTGGACCAAGATAAGACAACGTTCATATGCAAAAGCAGCTGGAGCATGAGGGAAGCCAACGTGGCCTGCTTTGACCTTGGGTTTCAACA AGGTGCTGATACTCAAAGAAGGTTTAAGTTGTCTGATCTCTCTATAAATTCCACTGAATGTCTACATGTGCACTGCCGAGGAATAGAGACCAGTTTGGCTGAATGTACTTTTACTAAGAGAAGAACTATGGGTTACCAGGATTTAGCTGATGTGGTGTGTTATACACAGAAAGCAG ATTCTCCAACGAATGACTTCTTTCAGTGTGTGAATAGGAAATACATTTCTCAGATGAAGGCCTGTGATGGTATCAatgattgtggagaccaaagtgaTGAACTGTGTTGTAAAG CATGCCAAGGCAAAAGCTTCCATTGTAAATCGGGTGTTTGCATTCCAAGCCAGTATCGATGCAATGGTGAGGTGGACTGCATTACAGGGGAAGATGAAGTTGGCTGTGAAG cagcTAGACATCCTACAATTCAAG gcTTTGCATCTGTGGCTCAAg aagaaacagaaattttgaCTGCTGACATGGATGCAG AAAGAAGACGGATAAAATCATTATTACCTAAACTATCTTGTGGAGTTAAAAACAGAACGCATATTCGAAGGAAACGAATTGTGGGAGGAAAGCGAGCACAACTG GGAGACCTCCCATGGCAGGTGGGAATTAAGGATGCCAGTGGAATCACCTGTGGGGGAATTTATATTGGTGGCTGTTGGATTCTGACTGCTGCACATTGTCTCAG agCCAGTAAAACTCATCGTTACCAAATATGGACAACAGTAGTAGACTGGATACACCCCGACCGTAAACGTATAGTAGTTGAATACGTGGATAGAATTATTTTCCATGAAAACTACAATGCAGGCACTTACCAAAATGACATCGCTTtgattgaaatgaaaaaagacGGAAACAAAAAAGATTGTGAGCTGCCTCGTTCCATCCCTGCCTGTGTCCCCTGGTCTCCTTATCTATTCCAACCTAATGATACATGCATCGTTTCTGGCTGGGGACGAGAAAAAG ATAATGAAAAAGTCTTTTCACTACAGTGGGGTGAAGTTAAACTAATAAGCAACTGCTCTAAGTTTTACGGAAATCGCTTctatgaaaaagaaatggaatgcgcAG GTACATATGATGGTTCCATCGATGCCTGTAGAGGGGACTCTGGAGGCCCCTTAGTCTGTGTGGATGCCAACAATGTGACTTATGTCTGGGGTGTTGTGAGTTGGGGGGAAAACTGTGGAAAACCAGAGTTTCCAGGTGTTTACACCAAAGTGGCCAATTATTTTGACTGGATTAGCTACCATGTGGGAAGGCCTTTTATTTCTCAGTACAATGTATAA
- the CFI gene encoding complement factor I isoform X3, which yields MKLLHVFLLFLSFHLSFCKVTYTSQEDLVEKKCLAKKYTHLSCNKVFCQPWQRCIEGTCICKLPYQCPKNGTAVCATNGRSFPTYCQQKSLECLRPGTKFLNNGTCTAEGKFSVSLKHGNTDSEGIVEVKLVDQDKTTFICKSSWSMREANVACFDLGFQQGADTQRRFKLSDLSINSTECLHVHCRGIETSLAECTFTKRRTMGYQDLADVVCYTQKADSPTNDFFQCVNRKYISQMKACDGINDCGDQSDELCCKACQGKSFHCKSGVCIPSQYRCNGEVDCITGEDEVGCEEETEILTADMDAERRRIKSLLPKLSCGVKNRTHIRRKRIVGGKRAQLGDLPWQVGIKDASGITCGGIYIGGCWILTAAHCLRASKTHRYQIWTTVVDWIHPDRKRIVVEYVDRIIFHENYNAGTYQNDIALIEMKKDGNKKDCELPRSIPACVPWSPYLFQPNDTCIVSGWGREKDNEKVFSLQWGEVKLISNCSKFYGNRFYEKEMECAGTYDGSIDACRGDSGGPLVCVDANNVTYVWGVVSWGENCGKPEFPGVYTKVANYFDWISYHVGRPFISQYNV from the exons GTCACTTATACATCTCAAGAAGATCTGGTGGAGAAAAAGTGCTTAGCAAAAAAATATACTCACCTCTCCTGCAATAAAGTCTTCTGCCAGCCATGGCAGAGATGCATTGAGGGCACCTGTATTTGTAAACTACCATATCAGTGCCCAAAGAATGGCACTGCAGTGTGTGCAACTAACGGGAGAAGCTTCCCAACATACTGTCAACAAAAGAGTTTGGAATGTCTTCGTCCAGGgacaaagtttttaaataatggaaCATGCACAGCCGAAG gaaagttTAGTGTTTCCTTGAAGCATGGAAATACAGATTCAGAGGGAATAGTTGAAGTAAAACTTGTGGACCAAGATAAGACAACGTTCATATGCAAAAGCAGCTGGAGCATGAGGGAAGCCAACGTGGCCTGCTTTGACCTTGGGTTTCAACA AGGTGCTGATACTCAAAGAAGGTTTAAGTTGTCTGATCTCTCTATAAATTCCACTGAATGTCTACATGTGCACTGCCGAGGAATAGAGACCAGTTTGGCTGAATGTACTTTTACTAAGAGAAGAACTATGGGTTACCAGGATTTAGCTGATGTGGTGTGTTATACACAGAAAGCAG ATTCTCCAACGAATGACTTCTTTCAGTGTGTGAATAGGAAATACATTTCTCAGATGAAGGCCTGTGATGGTATCAatgattgtggagaccaaagtgaTGAACTGTGTTGTAAAG CATGCCAAGGCAAAAGCTTCCATTGTAAATCGGGTGTTTGCATTCCAAGCCAGTATCGATGCAATGGTGAGGTGGACTGCATTACAGGGGAAGATGAAGTTGGCTGTGAAG aagaaacagaaattttgaCTGCTGACATGGATGCAG AAAGAAGACGGATAAAATCATTATTACCTAAACTATCTTGTGGAGTTAAAAACAGAACGCATATTCGAAGGAAACGAATTGTGGGAGGAAAGCGAGCACAACTG GGAGACCTCCCATGGCAGGTGGGAATTAAGGATGCCAGTGGAATCACCTGTGGGGGAATTTATATTGGTGGCTGTTGGATTCTGACTGCTGCACATTGTCTCAG agCCAGTAAAACTCATCGTTACCAAATATGGACAACAGTAGTAGACTGGATACACCCCGACCGTAAACGTATAGTAGTTGAATACGTGGATAGAATTATTTTCCATGAAAACTACAATGCAGGCACTTACCAAAATGACATCGCTTtgattgaaatgaaaaaagacGGAAACAAAAAAGATTGTGAGCTGCCTCGTTCCATCCCTGCCTGTGTCCCCTGGTCTCCTTATCTATTCCAACCTAATGATACATGCATCGTTTCTGGCTGGGGACGAGAAAAAG ATAATGAAAAAGTCTTTTCACTACAGTGGGGTGAAGTTAAACTAATAAGCAACTGCTCTAAGTTTTACGGAAATCGCTTctatgaaaaagaaatggaatgcgcAG GTACATATGATGGTTCCATCGATGCCTGTAGAGGGGACTCTGGAGGCCCCTTAGTCTGTGTGGATGCCAACAATGTGACTTATGTCTGGGGTGTTGTGAGTTGGGGGGAAAACTGTGGAAAACCAGAGTTTCCAGGTGTTTACACCAAAGTGGCCAATTATTTTGACTGGATTAGCTACCATGTGGGAAGGCCTTTTATTTCTCAGTACAATGTATAA
- the CFI gene encoding complement factor I isoform X4: MKLLHVFLLFLSFHLSFCKVTYTSQEDLVEKKCLAKKYTHLSCNKVFCQPWQRCIEGTCICKLPYQCPKNGTAVCATNGRSFPTYCQQKSLECLRPGTKFLNNGTCTAEGKFSVSLKHGNTDSEGIVEVKLVDQDKTTFICKSSWSMREANVACFDLGFQQGADTQRRFKLSDLSINSTECLHVHCRGIETSLAECTFTKRRTMGYQDLADVVCYTQKADSPTNDFFQCVNRKYISQMKACDGINDCGDQSDELCCKACQGKSFHCKSGVCIPSQYRCNGEVDCITGEDEVGCEERRRIKSLLPKLSCGVKNRTHIRRKRIVGGKRAQLGDLPWQVGIKDASGITCGGIYIGGCWILTAAHCLRASKTHRYQIWTTVVDWIHPDRKRIVVEYVDRIIFHENYNAGTYQNDIALIEMKKDGNKKDCELPRSIPACVPWSPYLFQPNDTCIVSGWGREKDNEKVFSLQWGEVKLISNCSKFYGNRFYEKEMECAGTYDGSIDACRGDSGGPLVCVDANNVTYVWGVVSWGENCGKPEFPGVYTKVANYFDWISYHVGRPFISQYNV, translated from the exons GTCACTTATACATCTCAAGAAGATCTGGTGGAGAAAAAGTGCTTAGCAAAAAAATATACTCACCTCTCCTGCAATAAAGTCTTCTGCCAGCCATGGCAGAGATGCATTGAGGGCACCTGTATTTGTAAACTACCATATCAGTGCCCAAAGAATGGCACTGCAGTGTGTGCAACTAACGGGAGAAGCTTCCCAACATACTGTCAACAAAAGAGTTTGGAATGTCTTCGTCCAGGgacaaagtttttaaataatggaaCATGCACAGCCGAAG gaaagttTAGTGTTTCCTTGAAGCATGGAAATACAGATTCAGAGGGAATAGTTGAAGTAAAACTTGTGGACCAAGATAAGACAACGTTCATATGCAAAAGCAGCTGGAGCATGAGGGAAGCCAACGTGGCCTGCTTTGACCTTGGGTTTCAACA AGGTGCTGATACTCAAAGAAGGTTTAAGTTGTCTGATCTCTCTATAAATTCCACTGAATGTCTACATGTGCACTGCCGAGGAATAGAGACCAGTTTGGCTGAATGTACTTTTACTAAGAGAAGAACTATGGGTTACCAGGATTTAGCTGATGTGGTGTGTTATACACAGAAAGCAG ATTCTCCAACGAATGACTTCTTTCAGTGTGTGAATAGGAAATACATTTCTCAGATGAAGGCCTGTGATGGTATCAatgattgtggagaccaaagtgaTGAACTGTGTTGTAAAG CATGCCAAGGCAAAAGCTTCCATTGTAAATCGGGTGTTTGCATTCCAAGCCAGTATCGATGCAATGGTGAGGTGGACTGCATTACAGGGGAAGATGAAGTTGGCTGTGAAG AAAGAAGACGGATAAAATCATTATTACCTAAACTATCTTGTGGAGTTAAAAACAGAACGCATATTCGAAGGAAACGAATTGTGGGAGGAAAGCGAGCACAACTG GGAGACCTCCCATGGCAGGTGGGAATTAAGGATGCCAGTGGAATCACCTGTGGGGGAATTTATATTGGTGGCTGTTGGATTCTGACTGCTGCACATTGTCTCAG agCCAGTAAAACTCATCGTTACCAAATATGGACAACAGTAGTAGACTGGATACACCCCGACCGTAAACGTATAGTAGTTGAATACGTGGATAGAATTATTTTCCATGAAAACTACAATGCAGGCACTTACCAAAATGACATCGCTTtgattgaaatgaaaaaagacGGAAACAAAAAAGATTGTGAGCTGCCTCGTTCCATCCCTGCCTGTGTCCCCTGGTCTCCTTATCTATTCCAACCTAATGATACATGCATCGTTTCTGGCTGGGGACGAGAAAAAG ATAATGAAAAAGTCTTTTCACTACAGTGGGGTGAAGTTAAACTAATAAGCAACTGCTCTAAGTTTTACGGAAATCGCTTctatgaaaaagaaatggaatgcgcAG GTACATATGATGGTTCCATCGATGCCTGTAGAGGGGACTCTGGAGGCCCCTTAGTCTGTGTGGATGCCAACAATGTGACTTATGTCTGGGGTGTTGTGAGTTGGGGGGAAAACTGTGGAAAACCAGAGTTTCCAGGTGTTTACACCAAAGTGGCCAATTATTTTGACTGGATTAGCTACCATGTGGGAAGGCCTTTTATTTCTCAGTACAATGTATAA
- the CFI gene encoding complement factor I isoform X2, translated as MKLLHVFLLFLSFHLSFCKVTYTSQEDLVEKKCLAKKYTHLSCNKVFCQPWQRCIEGTCICKLPYQCPKNGTAVCATNGRSFPTYCQQKSLECLRPGTKFLNNGTCTAEGKFSVSLKHGNTDSEGIVEVKLVDQDKTTFICKSSWSMREANVACFDLGFQQGADTQRRFKLSDLSINSTECLHVHCRGIETSLAECTFTKRRTMGYQDLADVVCYTQKADSPTNDFFQCVNRKYISQMKACDGINDCGDQSDELCCKACQGKSFHCKSGVCIPSQYRCNGEVDCITGEDEVGCEGFASVAQEETEILTADMDAERRRIKSLLPKLSCGVKNRTHIRRKRIVGGKRAQLGDLPWQVGIKDASGITCGGIYIGGCWILTAAHCLRASKTHRYQIWTTVVDWIHPDRKRIVVEYVDRIIFHENYNAGTYQNDIALIEMKKDGNKKDCELPRSIPACVPWSPYLFQPNDTCIVSGWGREKDNEKVFSLQWGEVKLISNCSKFYGNRFYEKEMECAGTYDGSIDACRGDSGGPLVCVDANNVTYVWGVVSWGENCGKPEFPGVYTKVANYFDWISYHVGRPFISQYNV; from the exons GTCACTTATACATCTCAAGAAGATCTGGTGGAGAAAAAGTGCTTAGCAAAAAAATATACTCACCTCTCCTGCAATAAAGTCTTCTGCCAGCCATGGCAGAGATGCATTGAGGGCACCTGTATTTGTAAACTACCATATCAGTGCCCAAAGAATGGCACTGCAGTGTGTGCAACTAACGGGAGAAGCTTCCCAACATACTGTCAACAAAAGAGTTTGGAATGTCTTCGTCCAGGgacaaagtttttaaataatggaaCATGCACAGCCGAAG gaaagttTAGTGTTTCCTTGAAGCATGGAAATACAGATTCAGAGGGAATAGTTGAAGTAAAACTTGTGGACCAAGATAAGACAACGTTCATATGCAAAAGCAGCTGGAGCATGAGGGAAGCCAACGTGGCCTGCTTTGACCTTGGGTTTCAACA AGGTGCTGATACTCAAAGAAGGTTTAAGTTGTCTGATCTCTCTATAAATTCCACTGAATGTCTACATGTGCACTGCCGAGGAATAGAGACCAGTTTGGCTGAATGTACTTTTACTAAGAGAAGAACTATGGGTTACCAGGATTTAGCTGATGTGGTGTGTTATACACAGAAAGCAG ATTCTCCAACGAATGACTTCTTTCAGTGTGTGAATAGGAAATACATTTCTCAGATGAAGGCCTGTGATGGTATCAatgattgtggagaccaaagtgaTGAACTGTGTTGTAAAG CATGCCAAGGCAAAAGCTTCCATTGTAAATCGGGTGTTTGCATTCCAAGCCAGTATCGATGCAATGGTGAGGTGGACTGCATTACAGGGGAAGATGAAGTTGGCTGTGAAG gcTTTGCATCTGTGGCTCAAg aagaaacagaaattttgaCTGCTGACATGGATGCAG AAAGAAGACGGATAAAATCATTATTACCTAAACTATCTTGTGGAGTTAAAAACAGAACGCATATTCGAAGGAAACGAATTGTGGGAGGAAAGCGAGCACAACTG GGAGACCTCCCATGGCAGGTGGGAATTAAGGATGCCAGTGGAATCACCTGTGGGGGAATTTATATTGGTGGCTGTTGGATTCTGACTGCTGCACATTGTCTCAG agCCAGTAAAACTCATCGTTACCAAATATGGACAACAGTAGTAGACTGGATACACCCCGACCGTAAACGTATAGTAGTTGAATACGTGGATAGAATTATTTTCCATGAAAACTACAATGCAGGCACTTACCAAAATGACATCGCTTtgattgaaatgaaaaaagacGGAAACAAAAAAGATTGTGAGCTGCCTCGTTCCATCCCTGCCTGTGTCCCCTGGTCTCCTTATCTATTCCAACCTAATGATACATGCATCGTTTCTGGCTGGGGACGAGAAAAAG ATAATGAAAAAGTCTTTTCACTACAGTGGGGTGAAGTTAAACTAATAAGCAACTGCTCTAAGTTTTACGGAAATCGCTTctatgaaaaagaaatggaatgcgcAG GTACATATGATGGTTCCATCGATGCCTGTAGAGGGGACTCTGGAGGCCCCTTAGTCTGTGTGGATGCCAACAATGTGACTTATGTCTGGGGTGTTGTGAGTTGGGGGGAAAACTGTGGAAAACCAGAGTTTCCAGGTGTTTACACCAAAGTGGCCAATTATTTTGACTGGATTAGCTACCATGTGGGAAGGCCTTTTATTTCTCAGTACAATGTATAA
- the CFI gene encoding complement factor I isoform X5 has product MREANVACFDLGFQQGADTQRRFKLSDLSINSTECLHVHCRGIETSLAECTFTKRRTMGYQDLADVVCYTQKADSPTNDFFQCVNRKYISQMKACDGINDCGDQSDELCCKACQGKSFHCKSGVCIPSQYRCNGEVDCITGEDEVGCEGFASVAQEETEILTADMDAERRRIKSLLPKLSCGVKNRTHIRRKRIVGGKRAQLGDLPWQVGIKDASGITCGGIYIGGCWILTAAHCLRASKTHRYQIWTTVVDWIHPDRKRIVVEYVDRIIFHENYNAGTYQNDIALIEMKKDGNKKDCELPRSIPACVPWSPYLFQPNDTCIVSGWGREKDNEKVFSLQWGEVKLISNCSKFYGNRFYEKEMECAGTYDGSIDACRGDSGGPLVCVDANNVTYVWGVVSWGENCGKPEFPGVYTKVANYFDWISYHVGRPFISQYNV; this is encoded by the exons ATGAGGGAAGCCAACGTGGCCTGCTTTGACCTTGGGTTTCAACA AGGTGCTGATACTCAAAGAAGGTTTAAGTTGTCTGATCTCTCTATAAATTCCACTGAATGTCTACATGTGCACTGCCGAGGAATAGAGACCAGTTTGGCTGAATGTACTTTTACTAAGAGAAGAACTATGGGTTACCAGGATTTAGCTGATGTGGTGTGTTATACACAGAAAGCAG ATTCTCCAACGAATGACTTCTTTCAGTGTGTGAATAGGAAATACATTTCTCAGATGAAGGCCTGTGATGGTATCAatgattgtggagaccaaagtgaTGAACTGTGTTGTAAAG CATGCCAAGGCAAAAGCTTCCATTGTAAATCGGGTGTTTGCATTCCAAGCCAGTATCGATGCAATGGTGAGGTGGACTGCATTACAGGGGAAGATGAAGTTGGCTGTGAAG gcTTTGCATCTGTGGCTCAAg aagaaacagaaattttgaCTGCTGACATGGATGCAG AAAGAAGACGGATAAAATCATTATTACCTAAACTATCTTGTGGAGTTAAAAACAGAACGCATATTCGAAGGAAACGAATTGTGGGAGGAAAGCGAGCACAACTG GGAGACCTCCCATGGCAGGTGGGAATTAAGGATGCCAGTGGAATCACCTGTGGGGGAATTTATATTGGTGGCTGTTGGATTCTGACTGCTGCACATTGTCTCAG agCCAGTAAAACTCATCGTTACCAAATATGGACAACAGTAGTAGACTGGATACACCCCGACCGTAAACGTATAGTAGTTGAATACGTGGATAGAATTATTTTCCATGAAAACTACAATGCAGGCACTTACCAAAATGACATCGCTTtgattgaaatgaaaaaagacGGAAACAAAAAAGATTGTGAGCTGCCTCGTTCCATCCCTGCCTGTGTCCCCTGGTCTCCTTATCTATTCCAACCTAATGATACATGCATCGTTTCTGGCTGGGGACGAGAAAAAG ATAATGAAAAAGTCTTTTCACTACAGTGGGGTGAAGTTAAACTAATAAGCAACTGCTCTAAGTTTTACGGAAATCGCTTctatgaaaaagaaatggaatgcgcAG GTACATATGATGGTTCCATCGATGCCTGTAGAGGGGACTCTGGAGGCCCCTTAGTCTGTGTGGATGCCAACAATGTGACTTATGTCTGGGGTGTTGTGAGTTGGGGGGAAAACTGTGGAAAACCAGAGTTTCCAGGTGTTTACACCAAAGTGGCCAATTATTTTGACTGGATTAGCTACCATGTGGGAAGGCCTTTTATTTCTCAGTACAATGTATAA